A genomic stretch from Oncorhynchus tshawytscha isolate Ot180627B linkage group LG07, Otsh_v2.0, whole genome shotgun sequence includes:
- the LOC112254474 gene encoding guanylin gives MKSLSVCLVLTSCILWGSLSVEIRDGERSYPLEAVKALKELIDTDAIVNPRLINTNMVSVCNNRVLPQAFYPVCQGKEAAMVFSRLVDAITSPDLCEICAHPACFGCLP, from the exons ATGAAATCACTGAGTGTTTGTCTCGTGTTGACCTCTTGCATCCTCTGGGGCTCACTGAGTGTGGAGATTAGG GATGGAGAAAGGAGCTATCCCCTAGAGGCTGTGAAAGCATTGAAGGAGCTGATCGACACAGATGCCATTGTTAACCCGCGGTTGATCAACACCAACatggtctctgtctgtaacaaCCGTGTCTTGCCACAGGCCTTCTATCCAGTGTGCCAGGGCAAAGAGGCAGCCATGGTCTTCTCCAGGCTAG tgGATGCCATCACGTCTCCAGATCTGTGTGAGATCTGTGCCCACCCCGCCTGCTTTGGGTGTCTACCGTAA
- the LOC112255472 gene encoding guanylin-like — protein sequence MKTILSIALVLLALYLVSEAHAVQVKVQEGDFVFSLESVKKLQELTESSSVNGKQNPHLASTSFASVCANPSLPQEFMPLCMQRGASMSLSRLATMPIDICEICAFVACTGC from the exons ATGAAAACCATTCTCTCCATTGCTCTTGTGCTCCTGGCTCTCTATCTGGTCTCTGAAGCCCATGCAGTCCAAGTCAAAGTGCAG gAGGGCGACTTTGTTTTCTCACTGGAATCAGTGAAGAAGCTCCAAGAGCTGACAGAGAGCAGCAGTGTAAACGGGAAGCAGAATCCTCATCTCGCCAGCACCAGCTTTGCTTCTGTCTGCGCTAACCCCTCCCTGCCACAGGAGTTCATGCCCCTGTGCATGCAGAGAGGGGCCAGCATGTCTCTCTCAAGACTAG CTACTATGCCTATAGACATCTGTGAGATATGTGCCTTTGTTGCCTGCACAGGCTGTTAG